A genome region from Salvelinus alpinus chromosome 26, SLU_Salpinus.1, whole genome shotgun sequence includes the following:
- the LOC139555081 gene encoding geminin-like isoform X3 — protein sequence MSIRKMKPGNKASANIKSFFGGSIQDMGPSRKTLQVLQQAAVNKNLGRVMLGVAKRKQWNAEQGKGSKRVKAEVAVKSINTENENLPDGVTKEAYELMVKETPPSSYWKEVAEERRKALYNVLQENEKLHKDIDAKDEQIVQLKTENDELQELAQHIHHMADMIERLTGKSPESLDDLREITLGTEDELKELDESDDQCTSSDFTPGADVTEQEDEPSEDD from the exons ATGTCCATTAGGAAAATGAAACCTGGGAATAAAGCCTCTGCGAACATAAAG AGCTTTTTTGGTGGATCCATTCAAGACATGGGACCTTCAAGGAAAACTCTGCAAGTCCTCCAGCAAGCTGCAGTCAATAAGAACCTTGGCAGAGTAATGCTG ggggtTGCCAAAAGAAAACAGTGGAATGCAGAACAAGGGAAGGGCTCAAAGAGGGTGAAGGCTGAAGTTGCCGTCAAATCTATAAACACAGAAAATGAAAATCTACCTGATGGCGTTACCAAGGAGGCCTATGAACTAATGGTCAAAG AAACCCCTCCCTCCTCTTACTGGAAGGAGGTAGCTGAGGAGAGACGAAAAGCACTCTACAACGTTCTCCAGGAGAATGAGAAA TTGCACAAAGACATTGATGCCAAGGATGAGCAGATAGTCCAGCTGAAGACAGAGAATGATGAGCTTCAGGAGCTGGCCCAGCACATACATCACATGGCTGACATGATAGAG AGGTTGACTGGAAAGAGTCCGGAAAGTCTGGATGACTTGAGAGAGATCACCCTTGGTACCGAAGATGAGTTGAAAGAGCTAGATGAATCTGATGACCAATGTACCAGCAGTGATTTCACACCCGGGGCTGATGTCACAGAACAGGAAGATGAACCCTCAGAGGATGATTGA